In Nymphaea colorata isolate Beijing-Zhang1983 chromosome 3, ASM883128v2, whole genome shotgun sequence, a genomic segment contains:
- the LOC116249535 gene encoding protein CROWDED NUCLEI 4-like, which produces MLSSSQKERSRDRSAASYPLSASPGDGPLRTPWLTSRVSDVVCTPTPGAASRLAEEDLWKRPREVGIDEENLRQKDKAALISYITKLETELYECQHQMGLLLLEKKEWASKHEKVKADAELAEEKYKRERATHLRSLAEAEKWELSLKTSLGVAKECITSLEKALREMQSDLAEIKTTTETKLAEARRLKENAQNLSLTAESRLHAAEALEAEASGHRSVAERTLQEIEAREDALRRKHMSFDSEFEAKEEELRIEKQRLQGLQTVLQVGQERLLEGQTLLSERDKVISEKFEELRQLEKQLEATKETIKKDLLVVEEEKANLSSKLAALATREEAAIQKELLNQKKEQELLIFQENIATKERDELKRLTDEHQLTLQLRRKEFESELDHKRKLMEDELAVLQRSLQQREADVKHREELMHGREQELEMDKQELQRNEKEMEEMLRTLDERERVLKSAEEKIEMEKKSMQEEREELKHTKLELDRLKELLENEKKQILSEQKAVEMKKSERQGFVVLEIKLKEEIDYFRAQKRELIAEADELKSQKLKLESEWELFDEKRGELQREIEQVAEERKAITRLLKEEKGRLKMEKEALQDQFKHDSDVLFNERNEFMSKMARDHSEWFSRNQREREDIAKDFEVQKRELENNIKKRHEEIERFFKERQELFQQEKARDISQINSQRELALKELEEVALERKRLETERQEIVLDREQREREWSAIRNDIEELQVQHDKLKKQRELLHKDREEIQNQIQILRRLEGLHEAAENMLLPGSCSQGLAPNTLKMVVSNEQNATDVGEIREEADANDKSIAKQDPGSASPNSTLSWFRRCAEKLFKLTPEKSVQVRHETDQNTRTIAKPSKLFVLQETGIPDSDMLDMNSPNAKMVCTSKMGAFMGDSFVSEKENNETGQAILETFHSQSMRSSQEELKVIHEVPSARELGSSSHGLSPEFSLKEIDVAHCTKVAVVDVKEKRAELTDDVPNGSLVGRKRPQQALSSRAKKPKRTGRKNKRKRLLNDTAESTKENTSMVNEAGNILLDQPSVVGLAESSGLVQGVPLAEEHNLGTSEDDKLTNLQKFEVMQNNDSILCGQSSKDILVLSSSCKWQEAAESGEVQEKSCLCPAGPSDELTTSTIHRDGKENLLASKSSDTIEATT; this is translated from the exons ATGCTCTCCAGTTCGCAGAAGGAGAGAAGCCGCGACCGGTCCGCCGCTTCTTATCCTCTCTCCGCGTCGCCCGGTGACGGTCCCCTCAGAACCCCCTGGTTGACGTCTAGGGTTTCCGATGTGGTGTGTACTCCCACGCCGGGAGCTGCCAGCCGTCTTGCCGAGGAGGACTTGTGGAAGCGCCCGAGGGAGGTCGGAATCGACGAGGAGAACCTCCGCCAGAAGGACAAGGCCGCGCTTATCTCTTACattaccaaacttgaaacagaA CTCTATGAGTGCCAGCACCAGATGGGGCTTTTGCttttagagaaaaaagaatGGGCATCCAAACACGAGAAAGTTAAGGCTGATGCTGAATTGGCTGAGGAGAAGTACAAGCGCGAACGAGCTACACATCTGCGGTCTTTAGCTGAAGCTGAAAAGTGGGAGCTGAGCCTTAAGACTTCATTGGGAGTAGCGAAAGAGTGCATCACAAGT CTAGAGAAGGCATTACGGGAAATGCAATCGGATCTTGCTGAAATCAAGACTACAACTGAAACTAAACTTGCAGAGGCACGAAGATTGAAAGAAAATGCTCAAAACCTATCCTTAACTGCTGAATCAAGATTGCATGCTGCTGAAGCTTTGGAAGCTGAAGCTAGTGGACACCGTTCTGTTGCCGAAAGAACGTTGCAGGAAATAGAAGCCCGTGAAGATGCACTTAGGCGGAAACATATGTCATTTGATTCTGA GTTTGAGGCTAAGGAGGAGGAGTTACGTATTGAAAAACAAAGGCTTCAAGGACTTCAAACTGTTCTGCAAGTGGGGCAGGAAAGGCTTCTTGAGGGGCAGACCTTGCTAAGTGAAAGAGATAAAGTAATTTCTGAAAAGTTTGAGGAGTTGAGGCAGCTTGAGAAGCAGCTGGAGGCAACAAAGGAAACAATTAAAAAGGATCTCTTAGttgtggaggaggagaaagccAATTTGAGCTCAAAGTTGGCTGCATTAGCAACTAGAGAGGAG GCTGCAATTCAAAAGGAGCTgctcaaccaaaaaaaagagcAGGAGTTACTTATTTTTCAAGAGAACATTGCAACCAAGGAACGT GATGAACTTAAAAGGCTTACGGATGAACATCAACTTACTCTTCAATTGAGAAGGAAGGAATTTGAATCTGAGCTTGATCATAAGCGGAAGTTGATGGAGGATGAATTGGCAGTTCTACAGCGATCTCTTCAGCAGAGGGAGGCAGATGTAAAACACAGGGAGGAGCTGATGCATGGAAGGGAACAGGAATTGGAAATGGACAAGCAAGAACTGCAAAGAAACgagaaggaaatggaggaaATGCTAAGAACTCTTGATGAAAGAGAAAGGGTCCTGAAGTCTGctgaagaaaaaatagaaatggagaagaaatccatgcaggaagagagagaggagcttAAACACACTAAACTAGAGCTTGACAGATTAAAAGAACTactggaaaatgaaaagaaacaaattctTTCTGAGCAAAAGGCGGTTGagatgaaaaaaagtgaaagacaGGGATTTGTGGTTCTTGAGATAAAGCTTAAGGAAGAAATTGACTACTTCCGAGCTCAGAAGAGGGAACTTATAGCTGAAGCAgatgaactgaaatcacaaaaGTTGAAGCTTGAAAGCGAATGGGAACTATTTGATGAAAAGAGAGGAGAGCTGCAAAGAGAGATTGAACAAGTTGCTGAAGAGAGAAAAGCCATAACCAGGCTTTTGAAAGAGGAGAAAGGTAGGCTTAAGATGGAAAAGGAGGCACTTCAGGATCAGTTCAAACATGATTCGGATGTGCTTTTTAACGAACGTAATGAATTTATGAGCAAGATGGCTCGTGATCATTCTGAATGGTTCAGCAGAAACCAAAGAGAACGAGAAGACATAGCTAAGGACTTTGAGGTTCAGAAAAGAGAATTGGAGAACAATATCAAGAAGAGGCATGAGGAAATAGAAAGGTTCTTCAAAGAGAGACAGGAATTATTTCAACAAGAAAAGGCTAGAGATATCTCTCAAATCAATTCTCAAAGGGAATTAGCCCTTAAAGAGCTGGAAGAAGTTGCTCTCGAAAGGAAAAGGCTTGAGACTGAGAGGCAGGAAATTGTTCTTGATCGTGAGCAAAGAGAGCGAGAATGGTCTGCAATAAGGAATGACATTGAAGAACTTCAGGTCCAGCATGATAAGCTGAAAAAGCAACGAGAATTGTTGCATAAAGATAGAGAGGAGATAcagaatcagattcagatacttCGAAGACTAGAGGGCTTGCATGAAGCTGCAGAAAATATGCTGCTTCCTGGTTCATGTTCTCAGGGGTTGGCTCCTAATACACTGAAGATGGTGGTTAGTAATGAACAAAATGCTACAGATGTTGGTGAAATTAGGGAGGAAGCTGATGCTAATGATAAGTCGATAGCAAAGCAAGATCCAGGTAGTGCTTCACCCAACAGCACCTTGTCATGGTTTAGGCGTTGTgctgaaaaattattcaagctCACTCCTGAAAAGTCAGTTCAGGTAAGGCATGAAACAGATCAAAATACGAGAACCATAGCTAAGCCTTCCAAGCTGTTTGTTTTGCAAGAGACTGGAATTCCAGATTCAGATATGTTGGATATGAATTCACCAAATGCCAAGATGGTTTGCACGTCAAAAATGGGTGCATTTATGGGAGATTCCTTTGtttcagaaaaggaaaacaatgaaaCTGGGCAAGCAATTCTTGAGACATTTCACAGTCAATCAATGAGGTCAAGTCAAGAAGAGTTAAAAGTGATTCATGAAGTGCCATCGGCAAGAGAACTTGGTAGTAGCTCTCACGGACTGTCACCTGAGTTCAGCCTGAAGGAAATAGATGTAGCGCATTGCACCAAAGTTGCTGTTGTTGATGTGAAGGAGAAAAGAGCGGAATTGACTGATGATGTACCAAATGGGTCTCTTGTGGGTAGAAAGAGGCCTCAACAGGCTTTGTCTAGTCGTGCTAAGAAGCCAAAGCGTACTggtaggaaaaataaaagaaaacgtCTTCTGAACGATACTGCTGAAagcacaaaagaaaacacaagcatgGTCAATGAAGCTGGGAACATTCTTCTCGATCAGCCTTCAGTAGTTGGGCTTGCAGAATCAAGTGGTTTAGTGCAAGGAGTTCCCTTAGCTGAAGAACACAATTTGGGGACATCAGAAGATGATAAGTTGACCAATTTGCAGAAGTTTGAAGTCATGCAGAACAATGATAGCATTCTGTGTGGACAATCATCTAAAGATATCCTTGTTTTATCCTCTTCCTGCAAGTGGCAAGAGGCAGCAGAGTCAGGTGAGGTGCAGGAGAAATCATGTTTATGCCCTGCAGGACCATCAGATGAGCTTACAACG tcCACAATTCATCGTGATGGAAAGGAAAACTTGTTGGCTTCTAAGAGCAGTGATACTATTGAAGCGACCACGTGA